The Pecten maximus chromosome 11, xPecMax1.1, whole genome shotgun sequence genome has a segment encoding these proteins:
- the LOC117337974 gene encoding toll-like receptor 2, with the protein MDNNHVFTIPGNTFSGLPKLGILSIDKINSQRLTIENNSFNSKSLQRLTLGSVQKDIRISDTSFDLCQNLKMLRFSGISFQKWTEVRMQRLFLPLKKLTCLALVKAGITLIPTSFLPRLQKLVYLDLSGNFISSWQSKTFQNASSLKTLILSSNQITHINESFFPDFLWKDIEVLDIAFNPFDCSCELYWFRKWLNVNGHKLKKYPKVYYCKSPSKYKDRRLVTYDPSYRECHPLPTLTIALIVTACVVVVFVGIAVVLYRNRWHIKYYIYLLHSKKDYEPLPGDNSFIYDAFVAYNSTDRVWVISELKEFLENKHGMKLCLHERDFSAGKLIVDNIIKNINFSRKVILVLTNEFAKSQWCQFETLMAQNRFFEQGASSLVLLMLENLSPRHLNGPLSMLLQSVTYIEWTKDTVGKDVFWKKLLDSLK; encoded by the coding sequence ATGGATAATAATCATGTATTTACAATTCCTGGAAATACGTTTTCTGGTTTACCAAAACTAGGAATTCTCTCAATAGATAAGATTAACTCACAGAGGCTGACCATCGAAAACAATTCATTTAATTCTAAATCCCTACAGCGCCTGACTCTAGGTAGTGTTCAGAAGGATATCAGGATAAGTGACACATCGTTCGATTTGTGTCAAAATCTCAAAATGCTACGATTTTCGGGGATTTCTTTTCAGAAATGGACGGAAGTAAGGATGCAAAGATTGTTTTTACCTTTGAAAAAATTGACTTGTTTAGCGCTTGTTAAGGCAGGAATTACGCTTATTCCAACGTCATTCCTTCCAAGATTACAGAAATTGGTTTATCTAGATTTATCCGGGAACTTTATTTCATCGTGGCAATCAAAAACGTTCCAGAATGCAAGCTCATTAAAAACATTAATTCTCAGTTCCAATCAGATTACCCATATTAATGAATCCTTTTTCCCAGACTTTCTTTGGAAAGATATTGAAGTACTCGACATTGCTTTTAACCCATTCGACTGTTCCTGTGAATTATATTGGTTTAGGAAATGGCTAAATGTTAACGGCcataaactaaaaaaatatcccaaagtTTACTATTGTAAATCGCCTTCAAAATACAAAGACAGACGACTGGTAACTTATGATCCGTCGTATCGAGAGTGCCATCCCTTACCTACATTGACCATTGCCCTGATAGTGACTGCATGTGTTGTAGTAGTTTTTGTCGGTATTGCGGTCGTCCTTTACAGAAACAGATGgcatataaaatattatatatacttactacattCAAAGAAAGATTACGAACCACTTCCAGGAGACAATTCGTTCATCTATGACGCATTCGTAGCATACAATTCAACAGATCGTGTCTGGGTAATCTCGGAACTAAAAGAGTTTCTTGAAAATAAGCATGGTATGAAACTCTGTCTTCATGAACGAGACTTTAGTGCTGGAAAGCTGATAGTAGATAAcataataaaaaacatcaattttagTAGAAAAGTGATACTCGTTCTGACAAATGAATTCGCAAAAAGTCAATGGTGTCAGTTTGAAACGCTTATGGCACAGAACCGGTTCTTCGAGCAGGGGGCGTCTTCTCTTGTGCTGTTAATGCTGGAGAACCTGAGCCCTCGTCACCTGAACGGCCCTCTTAGTATGCTTCTTCAGTCCGTGACGTATATAGAGTGGACCAAAGATACTGTTGGCAAGGACGTGTTCTGGAAAAAGTTACTCGACTCTCTGAAGTGA